A segment of the Juglans regia cultivar Chandler chromosome 15, Walnut 2.0, whole genome shotgun sequence genome:
TTTGACTCATGTTGTCGGGCAACACATGAAAAATGTGTCCATAAAATAAGTGCAACACAGGTGAGGATGCGGAGATATGTGTTTGGCAGTATCAAATAGTATAggacagaaaaagaaattagttGTACAAAGTTGAGACGGACATCAATTGGAGATAAAATGGGAGAAAGTCCAAGTGGATGCCCTGATTTAGTTGGTTGACACCTGCACCCTGAAAGAATAAGAGATTTAAGAGATGCCAAACCAAAAAGGACTCTCGGAAAACTCAAAAGGCTTTTACAATCTCGAAGATTCAATAGAGCTAGATTAGTTAGATGCTCAATTGATGATGGTAATTCTTCTATGGCAGTCCCATCCAAATAAAGCTTTGACaagtatatcatattttgtcCTATCTCTGGAAAGTTTTTGAGTCTTGAACAGCCAGATAGAATTAAAATTTCAAGAGATTTCAAGTTGATCTCGTGTGGAAAGCTTCTAAGACATTTGCAATCCCTCAAATTTAATAGAATAAGCCGTTCAAGAGCTCCAACAGATGGGTCAACCTTTTCCAATCTTGTGCAGCCTTGAAGAATCAGCTTCTCAAGATTTGGGAATCCAGTGAAATCAGGAGTCAGGATTAAGTTTCGAGAGTCACTAAGGTCAAGGAGTTTCAGCGTTTTTAAATTCtgtgataaaatagaaaaataaagataggAAAATCAATAGTCAAGaacttattcaaaaaaaaaaaaaaaatacaacaacataattaaaaatcttaCAGTAAATCCCATTGGTAGCTGCTCAAAGCGGCTGCGAGGCATTATGAGCTCAACAAGTTTGACTGGTTGAAAACCCCTTGGTATGGATCTCAAAGGATATTCATACCATTCCATAAGATGTAACTCGTTAGAAAGATAACTGAGGCCCAGTGGAAGGTGCACATTGTAGATTCTAAGCAATCTCAGATTTGTCATCATCGAGAATGCTTCAGGCTTCAAGCATTCTTGTTGATGTGGATATGAGTTTAGCATCATGCCTTCAACTGAAGCCGTTCCCTAGTAACCAAGAGCAATGAATCAGTGTAGAGAAAGTATATGAACACTTTAGAAGAATCTTTATGGCCATAATATTGTTACACTTACTGTATTATCCATTAGTACTTTAAAGACGTCGTCACAAAGCCATAACCTACTGCGTTCTCCTGGATTCTGTGGGGATTGACAACGAATAATTTCCCAACCCACTCTCTGTAGTAAATCATGTATCCACAATTTTCTCTCTAAAATGGTTATTAGAGATTTGTCAATGAGattttccatatcaattttcGGGTAGCAACCAGAACCTTCTAGTATATCAGCTactctttttttctcctccccATTGAAGAAGCAGGCAATAtctaaaaatagttttttctcCGTATCCCCCAGAGCATCAAAACTGATTTGAAGTGTGTTCTGAATAACTTTGTCAGGAAATTCTTTTAGCCTATCCCAAGCACTTTCCCatagctttctttcttttcccaacAGGGAGGATCCCAAAACTGTAAGAGCTAGAGGATGCCCATCAGCATAACTTATAAACCCCTCGCATAGATCTAGAAGGCCTTTTTCACAATGGGGTTTGTGGAAGGCTTCTTGACAAAAGAGTTGTAGAGCATCACATTCATTCAATTTCTCAGCCATGTACACATTTTGTACTCCATGTATTTTCAACAGCTGTCTGTGTTTAGTGGTTATGATAATTCTACTCCCTGAGCCAAACCAATTATGGTTCCCTGCTAATGTTTTTAATTGTACTATATtatccacatcatcaagaacCAGAAGAACCTTTTTGTAACGCAATCTCTTAATTGTCTCATCGATTCCTGTACACACATATGCTttatctttttcactctttaaCTTCATATCAATGAGGAGTTGTTGCTGCAATGTAGCTAAACCATGTTTTTCGTGCTCCATTCTAACATTGTTGAGAAAGCTGCTAGCTTGAAATTGACTACGGATCCTTTTAAAAACAGCTTGTGCAAGCGTTGTCTTACCAATCCCACTCATCCCGCATATTCCTATAAAGCGAACATCATTCAAAGTCATATCCAGatgcaattttattttctcaactcGGGAGTCCATTCCAACAAGGTTGTCCTCATCAACACCTGAGAGTGTACCATCCAAATCACGGGATATCTTTCCAACAATGGTTTGGATGTGCATTGACTCGGACCTGTCAGAAAGAACCATAATCTTTTGGGGgatcaaagaaaaccaaagaCACATGCAAATTTTGATGTTCTACTTTTTCATCTCAAGGCAAACAGGTCTGAAATTGCATAGAACAACATAGTCCAGCTTGTTTTGGCTGTGGAATCGCAGTGTAccgaagaaaagaaattaattcttGGATGTTATATGTACATATTGATGCTAACTTGAAGAAGTAGAAATTAATGTATTATTCAAAATGCATTCTGTTTTATtgttaaaagttataaaaaataaattaaacttgGATTTCAGTAGTTAATTGAAACCTAGATATCAAccacaataaattataaaatggcAGGTAGTATGCAAGTTACAATAATGGCCAAAAACCACTTTTACTTGGGAGATACTAGGCAGCTGATTATAAGGTGCAGCAGGGGAGGTGGAATACTTAAAATCCAATGATCCCTGCGTAAACTACCAAGCAAAAGGATTATTAGCAGTGACCTTTATGCACAACCACTCTGGTCGATTGGGCTAATTTTGTTCATCTACTTTTCTATTCCTTCTTTGGTCGATTGGACCTTACAAAGATTCAGGTCAACCAGAATTATGCTTGTTGTTGGCCTTGTTAGTTTtcgaaaaacatctcatctcatctcacctcatcattacaacttttccaaatctccacataaaataaaataaacaattcaactttttcaaattccaaaacaacaataatattaaaaaatatattctaacaatattttattcaactttttaactttaatctcaactcatctcatctcatctcatctaatcattacaattttttttaaattttcacacaaaataaaataaataatataattttttcaaatctcaaattaataataatattaaaaaatatattttaataatattttatttaatttttaatttttatatcaactcTCTTGTCTTATCTACAAAAATAGACGCAACTAAATGATGCTTGAAAAAGTCAAAAGGTTTTAGTAACGAAGTACCAATAATGGCAGTCCCATCCAAGTAAAGCTCTGATAAATGCGGGTTTGGTTAGCCAATTAAGATGAAAATATCTAATCTATACAATATAGTAGTTTTAACCATCCAAAATACAATATTTCTAAGTTTGTAGGATGTAGAAATGTTCTATGAATCAAACATTTctcataaacatatatatatatatatatatatatagctcttgcttttatatatggttattaCATAACTTCCATTGATTGAGATTTGGGGTTTTAGATGTATATATTCGCCATATGGCCATATGCATGGTGGTCCTCTGGGTTAATAGTAAACCTAAAAAGACAATTCTTTTTCTGAACAACCTTTTAAGACAGACATTTGCAATATTAAGAGTCTACTTCTCCGTCCggagaatggaaaaaaaaaaaaaaaaaaaaaaagactcggTAGAAGAAGATGATTAAACCTTACCCATCCTTTAGGGAGTAGCCGGAGTGATTggccacttttttcaaagcatcTCTCCACGCTCGCACCTCCTTTATGTTTTCTTTGAAACGTTTGTCATGCTCTACAAAGGCATCTGCAAAAGTCTCCCTCTGATGCCGAACATTGCTTGGATCCACATGATAGAAGATGGGAAAAATTTTCATCCGTCTCTCTTCCACGCGTTCAACAATCTTTACAAGTTCTTGCAAGCAAGATGCGGAAGATGCATAGTTTCTTGACAAGACGACGACTGCGATTCTCGATTTCTTGATTGCACATATGAGTTCAAGCGAAATGCGTTTCCCTATTTCGAGTTCTTCATCGTCCTTAAAGGTGACAACCCCTTTCTCGACCAAGGCCTCATATAGACGTTCAGTAAAAGTATAACGAGTGTCTTCACCTCTGAAACTGAGGAAAACTTCATATTCCCATGGGGATTCGGAGATAGGAGAAGAAAGATCAGATGATGATGGGACAATCTGAACATTGCTGGCGGAATCCATTGGACACTCTGCTAAGCCCAGAGTATAGAATTTAGATTCTATAACAATGTTTTAGCGCGTCAACGAACTTCACGGTAATTCTTGAAGTCCTAAAGTTGTGTTTGTAGTCAACGGCAGGCTGCAGCTCTTGATAGAGCTTCCCGGGAAGTGGTCTACAACACCCGAACAGAGGAACGAAATTGAGAATTACTAACTCATTAAGATAAGCTGATTCGATAATCTAATACGGAAAATGTTGGTATCCTTTCAAATGTTTCGTccaatcatatattttaaatttttttctatttttttaataattaaaaaagtgattattaatgaatttaaattttttatatatattttttaaaaagttagagagaaaaaatagtctatttttttttttttacaataaactatttatatttgtgTGCACACCATTGTCcatctaataaattaataatgatttCTTAGATGCAAAGAGAACGAGCtacatttggatagtaaaagtgtttcgtttcattctatctcatcattataatttttttaagttttaaaataataataatattaaaaaataatattctaataatattttattcaatttttaattttcattataactcatctcatctcaattcattattcaaTTGACACCTTACTTTGTCattcaactaaaataaaaagttggtTTTCGTAGAAGCTACACAAAAATTAAGTAATCATAAATATTCctacttttttcctttttttttttttttactgtttcgAGGTAAGTGTTATCACGAGAATTAAAAGTTCAAGTAAATTAGTATCTAATGATTTGTATCTCTTGGATCCATAGATGGATTTATATCATAGTAAAAATTATGTTACGAGCTCAAGTCACGGAATAGTTGTAGAATGTTATGATATTGAAGATTAAGGTTTAATCAAATTAGAATCTAATATTGCCAGGACTTTTAAATCAATagttaagtttttaaaattatccataaatttaatatcaacataaattaaaataaacgaatttaaaattaatataaattggTTTGAGTCACCCTAACTCCCATTCGGTTgttttcacaacatatttatctcatctcatctaattattataatttttctaaattttcatgtaaaataaaataaacaattcaactttttcaaatatcaaatcaataataatattaaaaaatatattttatttattttttaatttttatcttaactaTCTCGtctcatttataaaaacaaacgcaattaaaaaatatattttaataatattttataaatatctcatcttatcttatttaactATCTATCCAAATTGAGCCTTATATGATATTGCCCAATCTCTTGgaaatttatttagttttgaacAACCAGATAATATAAAACAGCAAAGAAATATAGGAAATTCAATATTGAAGAAGCTAAAACAAATAATGacgttgattaaaaaaataaaaataaataaaacaaataatgacGTTGAAAAAACTCGCAAGAGAAAAACTGATCTGACAAGGATTCCAAAGGATATTCATCCCAGTACTCCAGTAGGCAGTAGGCAGTAGGCGTAACTCATTAGTCTtggatttttcatatttgaaaaggcTTTTGCATTAAAGTGTTAATCATCTTGTACAAGTGCTTATAATTGGAGTATTTCAATGTTTTTGTTAGATCCATTGTAATACCTGTTGGCGTGAGTTTTCCTCCGCATGATTATAGGAGGAAGTTTTGAGATAAACTAtcaatttagttaattaagccGTAATACATGTATAGccaaatttagattttttttttttgttctgttatATACCCACTCATCCTTGTAAAGAAAGTATATTTGAATATACGAAATTTCTTATACCTTttgtcatggtatcagagccaccgaTCCTCCTGTCAATTTTCTAACCCATCTCGTCTCCTTCCACGGCTGATTTAGAACCCCATACTGATGAATCTCTATCTTCCTCCATCCTAGCAGAGTTGACCACAAAAATGACTGAAGTTTTCAGCAA
Coding sequences within it:
- the LOC109007295 gene encoding TMV resistance protein N-like isoform X1; the encoded protein is MDSASNVQIVPSSSDLSSPISESPWEYEVFLSFRGEDTRYTFTERLYEALVEKGVVTFKDDEELEIGKRISLELICAIKKSRIAVVVLSRNYASSASCLQELVKIVERVEERRMKIFPIFYHVDPSNVRHQRETFADAFVEHDKRFKENIKEVRAWRDALKKVANHSGYSLKDGSESMHIQTIVGKISRDLDGTLSGVDEDNLVGMDSRVEKIKLHLDMTLNDVRFIGICGMSGIGKTTLAQAVFKRIRSQFQASSFLNNVRMEHEKHGLATLQQQLLIDMKLKSEKDKAYVCTGIDETIKRLRYKKVLLVLDDVDNIVQLKTLAGNHNWFGSGSRIIITTKHRQLLKIHGVQNVYMAEKLNECDALQLFCQEAFHKPHCEKGLLDLCEGFISYADGHPLALTVLGSSLLGKERKLWESAWDRLKEFPDKVIQNTLQISFDALGDTEKKLFLDIACFFNGEEKKRVADILEGSGCYPKIDMENLIDKSLITILERKLWIHDLLQRVGWEIIRCQSPQNPGERSRLWLCDDVFKVLMDNTGTASVEGMMLNSYPHQQECLKPEAFSMMTNLRLLRIYNVHLPLGLSYLSNELHLMEWYEYPLRSIPRGFQPVKLVELIMPRSRFEQLPMGFTNLKTLKLLDLSDSRNLILTPDFTGFPNLEKLILQGCTRLEKVDPSVGALERLILLNLRDCKCLRSFPHEINLKSLEILILSGCSRLKNFPEIGQNMIYLSKLYLDGTAIEELPSSIEHLTNLALLNLRDCKSLLSFPRVLFGLASLKSLILSGCRCQPTKSGHPLGLSPILSPIDVRLNFVQLISFSVLYYLILPNTYLRILTCVALILWTHFSCVARQHESKPINLLLPRSFSGLSSVVSLDLSDCNLLDGAFPDDLSCLSSLQSLNLSRNGFICLPNSISQLSKLKFLCLDNCTKLKSLQNLPISTQLVMARECTSLENYSGQVVVWTSGEAGFTFINCLSLADDEECKVGEVFLLDSQVRPLWQRYMEEKIHQSQGLQSILPQTEIPKWFSHQKYGSSVLIRIPSDLYENSSWKGIVLCAIFVVHKDLISSISPSQDPYFHKFKLRLDMDGGLVDCPQVFNIPKDRFHAGSFGLWLYLSHERFRDNLDERNCISPSITTHSPDVEIKACGARLLYDTDMAEFVQNLSENNFRISEDLLHQGHENSWNVI
- the LOC109007295 gene encoding disease resistance protein RUN1-like isoform X2 yields the protein MDSASNVQIVPSSSDLSSPISESPWEYEVFLSFRGEDTRYTFTERLYEALVEKGVVTFKDDEELEIGKRISLELICAIKKSRIAVVVLSRNYASSASCLQELVKIVERVEERRMKIFPIFYHVDPSNVRHQRETFADAFVEHDKRFKENIKEVRAWRDALKKVANHSGYSLKDGSESMHIQTIVGKISRDLDGTLSGVDEDNLVGMDSRVEKIKLHLDMTLNDVRFIGICGMSGIGKTTLAQAVFKRIRSQFQASSFLNNVRMEHEKHGLATLQQQLLIDMKLKSEKDKAYVCTGIDETIKRLRYKKVLLVLDDVDNIVQLKTLAGNHNWFGSGSRIIITTKHRQLLKIHGVQNVYMAEKLNECDALQLFCQEAFHKPHCEKGLLDLCEGFISYADGHPLALTVLGSSLLGKERKLWESAWDRLKEFPDKVIQNTLQISFDALGDTEKKLFLDIACFFNGEEKKRVADILEGSGCYPKIDMENLIDKSLITILERKLWIHDLLQRVGWEIIRCQSPQNPGERSRLWLCDDVFKVLMDNTGTASVEGMMLNSYPHQQECLKPEAFSMMTNLRLLRIYNVHLPLGLSYLSNELHLMEWYEYPLRSIPRGFQPVKLVELIMPRSRFEQLPMGFTNLKTLKLLDLSDSRNLILTPDFTGFPNLEKLILQGCTRLEKVDPSVGALERLILLNLRDCKCLRSFPHEINLKSLEILILSGCSRLKNFPEIGQNMIYLSKLYLDGTAIEELPSSIEHLTNLALLNLRDCKSLLSFPRVLFGLASLKSLILSGCRCQPTKSGHPLGLSPILSPIDVRLNFVQLISFSVLYYLILPNTYLRILTCVALILWTHFSCVARQHESKPINLLLPRSFSGLSSVVSLDLSDCNLLDGAFPDDLSCLSSLQSLNLSRNGFICLPNSISQLSKLKFLCLDNCTKLKSLQNLPISTQLVMARECTSLENYSGQVVVWTSGEAGFTFINCLSLADDEECKVGENSSKPRTSKHFTSN
- the LOC109007295 gene encoding disease resistance-like protein DSC1 isoform X3: MGICGMSGIGKTTLAQAVFKRIRSQFQASSFLNNVRMEHEKHGLATLQQQLLIDMKLKSEKDKAYVCTGIDETIKRLRYKKVLLVLDDVDNIVQLKTLAGNHNWFGSGSRIIITTKHRQLLKIHGVQNVYMAEKLNECDALQLFCQEAFHKPHCEKGLLDLCEGFISYADGHPLALTVLGSSLLGKERKLWESAWDRLKEFPDKVIQNTLQISFDALGDTEKKLFLDIACFFNGEEKKRVADILEGSGCYPKIDMENLIDKSLITILERKLWIHDLLQRVGWEIIRCQSPQNPGERSRLWLCDDVFKVLMDNTGTASVEGMMLNSYPHQQECLKPEAFSMMTNLRLLRIYNVHLPLGLSYLSNELHLMEWYEYPLRSIPRGFQPVKLVELIMPRSRFEQLPMGFTNLKTLKLLDLSDSRNLILTPDFTGFPNLEKLILQGCTRLEKVDPSVGALERLILLNLRDCKCLRSFPHEINLKSLEILILSGCSRLKNFPEIGQNMIYLSKLYLDGTAIEELPSSIEHLTNLALLNLRDCKSLLSFPRVLFGLASLKSLILSGCRCQPTKSGHPLGLSPILSPIDVRLNFVQLISFSVLYYLILPNTYLRILTCVALILWTHFSCVARQHESKPINLLLPRSFSGLSSVVSLDLSDCNLLDGAFPDDLSCLSSLQSLNLSRNGFICLPNSISQLSKLKFLCLDNCTKLKSLQNLPISTQLVMARECTSLENYSGQVVVWTSGEAGFTFINCLSLADDEECKVGEVFLLDSQVRPLWQRYMEEKIHQSQGLQSILPQTEIPKWFSHQKYGSSVLIRIPSDLYENSSWKGIVLCAIFVVHKDLISSISPSQDPYFHKFKLRLDMDGGLVDCPQVFNIPKDRFHAGSFGLWLYLSHERFRDNLDERNCISPSITTHSPDVEIKACGARLLYDTDMAEFVQNLSENNFRISEDLLHQGHENSWNVI